The proteins below come from a single Dehalococcoidia bacterium genomic window:
- a CDS encoding tetrahydrofolate dehydrogenase/cyclohydrolase catalytic domain-containing protein, whose product MTADIISGTIIAAQIRSELKVRIEELSSKGVIPGLAMVRVSEDPASISYVRGKSNACEELEIYSETIVLPEAATGKQLLAKIEELNLEKKFHGILVQLPLPEQIDVDEIIRAIDPKKDVDGFHPENVGRLLTGKPYFVPCTPLGIMELLIRSGNKPDGKHVVICGRSNLVGKPLMAILIRKTQNANATVTMVHTGTNDMASFTRQADILIAAMGKPRAITADMVKEGVVVIDVGVNEVGVSSSGKRVLVGDTDFEQIREKAKAITPVPGGVGPMTVTMLMANTIRAAELQA is encoded by the coding sequence ATGACGGCGGACATCATTTCGGGCACCATTATAGCCGCGCAAATTCGCAGCGAGCTCAAGGTTCGAATAGAAGAGCTTAGTTCAAAGGGGGTAATTCCCGGCCTTGCGATGGTGCGAGTAAGCGAGGACCCGGCCTCGATATCATATGTCAGAGGAAAAAGCAACGCCTGTGAAGAATTGGAGATATATTCCGAGACCATAGTGCTGCCGGAGGCGGCGACGGGGAAGCAACTGCTCGCGAAGATAGAAGAATTGAACCTTGAAAAGAAGTTCCACGGAATACTGGTGCAGCTGCCGCTGCCCGAACAAATCGATGTGGATGAAATAATAAGAGCCATCGATCCCAAGAAGGATGTCGACGGCTTTCATCCCGAGAATGTGGGCAGGCTGTTGACAGGAAAACCTTACTTTGTGCCGTGTACGCCGCTGGGCATAATGGAATTACTGATTCGCAGCGGAAATAAACCCGACGGAAAGCATGTTGTGATATGCGGACGCAGCAATCTGGTGGGCAAGCCCTTAATGGCTATCCTGATTCGGAAGACGCAGAACGCTAACGCTACTGTGACGATGGTACATACGGGAACGAACGATATGGCATCGTTCACCAGGCAGGCGGATATCCTGATAGCGGCGATGGGCAAGCCCAGGGCGATAACCGCCGATATGGTCAAAGAGGGGGTAGTGGTTATCGATGTCGGTGTGAACGAGGTGGGCGTAAGCAGTTCAGGCAAGCGCGTACTCGTAGGAGATACCGATTTCGAACAAATCAGGGAAAAGGCTAAGGCGATCACTCCGGTACCAGGTGGGGTGGGTCCAATGACAGTAACAATGCTCATGGCCAATACCATCAGGGCCGCAGAGTTGCAGGCTTAG
- the acpS gene encoding holo-ACP synthase, which produces MHEIGIDLIEIDRVRSALARWGERFQKRVYTEAERSHCRNRVPELAVRFAAKEAVMKALGTGIKGVGWREIEILNNDDGKPFVILHGHAKRKAEELGLGGLSISLSHSRDLAVAAVVGEVQ; this is translated from the coding sequence ATGCATGAAATAGGTATAGACCTGATAGAGATAGACCGGGTGCGGTCGGCGCTGGCCCGCTGGGGCGAGCGCTTCCAGAAGCGCGTCTACACCGAGGCCGAGCGCAGCCACTGCCGCAACCGCGTTCCGGAGTTGGCGGTGCGCTTTGCCGCCAAAGAAGCTGTTATGAAGGCCCTCGGCACCGGCATCAAAGGCGTGGGCTGGCGCGAGATCGAAATTCTCAATAACGACGATGGCAAGCCTTTCGTCATATTGCACGGGCACGCCAAACGCAAGGCCGAAGAGTTAGGCCTCGGCGGTCTCTCCATAAGCCTGTCGCATTCGCGCGACCTGGCCGTGGCCGCCGTCGTGGGAGAGGTGCAGTGA
- a CDS encoding valine--tRNA ligase: MGTRLSEIPKAYDPKNAEAKWYRFWTEKGYFTPKIDRTKQPFVIIMPPPNVTGELHLGHVLPATLEDIMVRWHRMKGEPALWLPGTDHAGIATQFVVERELAREKKTRQELGREEFTRRMWKWVEKHGSRITEQHKRLGTSCDWSRERFTLDDGPSKAVRTTFVRLYEKGLIYRGERIINWCPRCTTAISDLEVDHDDHTGHLWYVKYPLKDSSDFITVATTRPETILGDTAVAVNPNDERNKMFVGKTAILPEIGREIPVIADEAVEVAFGTGAVKITPAHDPVDFEVGQRHNLPLVNILNRDGTMNENAGKYKGLDRFECRKHIVADLEREGLLVKIDSHQHAVGHCSRCSTIIEPWASSQWFVNIEPLAAPAIEAVKSGEIKIIPERFAKTYLNWMENIRDWCISRQLWWGHRIPVWYCADCKGLTVSVEEPTQCAKCGSSKIEQDSDVLDTWFSSGLWPHSTLGWPDKTEDLDYFYPTSVMETGYDILFFWVARMIMMGIENTGKAPFHTVYLHGLVRDEKGEKMSKVKGNVVNPLDVIDKYGTDALRLSLSTGNSPGNDIRLSDSKMEASRNFCNKLWNASRFILGNVEDETIIDLAQTKLAAEDRWILSRLNRLIGNVDTLMNDYQFGEALRQIHDFVWGEFCDWYIEISKLRLKDKTNSPLPVLVHVLDKSLRLLHPAMPFITEEIWQNVRPLLPGVQAESIMISSYPTADAGALDDDIEKQMAIVLDIVRSIRNTRAELRVEPAKWIEAIVAATDLKPFIKSQAQAIETLARARPLTIADTSCARPDKAKTIVLNGAEVILPLVGMVDTDAERNRLQKEIDGCQNEIDRLSARLADEKFTSKAPAQVVERECEKLVSLKNKLATLNERLSEL, from the coding sequence ATGGGAACAAGACTATCCGAGATACCTAAAGCTTACGATCCAAAGAACGCGGAGGCCAAATGGTACCGCTTCTGGACGGAGAAGGGCTACTTCACCCCGAAGATCGACCGCACGAAGCAGCCCTTTGTAATTATAATGCCGCCCCCCAACGTGACCGGCGAGCTTCACCTCGGCCACGTGCTCCCGGCCACCCTGGAGGATATCATGGTGCGCTGGCACCGCATGAAGGGCGAGCCTGCGCTATGGCTGCCGGGCACGGACCACGCCGGCATAGCTACGCAGTTTGTAGTCGAAAGGGAGCTGGCCAGGGAGAAGAAGACGCGTCAGGAACTGGGACGCGAGGAATTCACCAGGCGCATGTGGAAATGGGTGGAGAAACACGGCAGCCGCATCACGGAACAGCACAAGCGGCTGGGCACATCCTGCGACTGGAGCCGCGAGCGCTTTACGCTCGACGACGGGCCGTCGAAGGCAGTGCGCACCACATTCGTGCGGCTCTATGAGAAGGGCCTCATCTATCGCGGCGAGCGCATCATCAATTGGTGCCCGCGCTGCACCACGGCCATATCAGACCTCGAAGTGGACCACGACGACCACACAGGCCATTTATGGTATGTAAAATATCCGTTGAAAGACAGCTCCGATTTTATAACTGTCGCCACGACCCGGCCCGAGACCATACTCGGCGACACGGCGGTGGCGGTGAACCCCAATGACGAGCGCAATAAGATGTTTGTCGGCAAGACAGCCATATTGCCCGAGATCGGCAGGGAGATACCGGTGATCGCGGACGAAGCGGTGGAAGTTGCCTTCGGCACGGGCGCCGTCAAGATAACCCCGGCCCACGACCCGGTGGACTTCGAGGTGGGCCAGCGCCATAACCTGCCGCTGGTGAACATACTGAACCGCGACGGCACGATGAACGAGAACGCCGGCAAATATAAAGGGCTCGACCGTTTCGAGTGCCGCAAGCACATCGTCGCCGACCTGGAGCGCGAGGGGCTGCTGGTCAAGATAGACAGCCACCAGCACGCCGTAGGTCATTGCAGCCGCTGCAGCACCATCATCGAGCCGTGGGCCTCGAGCCAGTGGTTCGTCAATATTGAGCCTTTAGCTGCGCCTGCCATCGAAGCGGTGAAGAGCGGCGAGATAAAGATAATACCCGAGCGCTTCGCCAAGACATACCTCAACTGGATGGAGAATATCCGCGACTGGTGCATCAGCCGCCAGCTGTGGTGGGGCCACCGCATACCGGTGTGGTACTGCGCCGACTGCAAAGGGCTGACCGTAAGCGTCGAAGAGCCAACGCAGTGCGCCAAATGCGGATCGAGTAAGATCGAACAGGATTCTGATGTGCTCGATACGTGGTTCAGCTCCGGGCTCTGGCCGCACTCCACGCTGGGCTGGCCGGATAAGACTGAAGACCTCGATTATTTTTACCCGACGTCGGTGATGGAGACCGGCTACGATATCCTCTTTTTCTGGGTGGCCCGTATGATCATGATGGGCATCGAGAACACGGGCAAAGCGCCCTTCCACACCGTCTACCTGCACGGCCTGGTGCGCGACGAGAAGGGCGAGAAGATGAGCAAGGTCAAGGGCAACGTCGTCAACCCGCTCGACGTCATCGATAAGTACGGGACCGATGCATTACGGCTATCGCTGTCGACGGGGAACTCGCCGGGCAACGATATTCGGCTGAGCGACAGCAAGATGGAGGCCTCGCGCAACTTCTGTAACAAGCTGTGGAACGCCTCGCGCTTCATCCTCGGCAACGTCGAAGATGAGACAATTATCGATTTGGCACAAACGAAGCTTGCCGCTGAAGATCGCTGGATACTGAGCCGTCTCAACCGCCTCATCGGCAACGTCGACACGCTGATGAACGACTACCAGTTTGGCGAGGCGCTGCGCCAGATACACGACTTCGTATGGGGCGAGTTCTGCGACTGGTACATAGAGATATCCAAGCTGCGCCTTAAGGACAAAACGAACTCGCCGCTGCCCGTTCTGGTGCACGTGCTCGACAAGTCGTTGCGGCTGCTGCACCCGGCGATGCCTTTCATCACCGAGGAGATATGGCAGAACGTACGGCCGCTCCTTCCCGGAGTACAGGCCGAATCCATAATGATATCATCGTATCCCACAGCCGACGCCGGCGCCCTCGACGATGATATAGAAAAGCAGATGGCCATAGTTCTCGATATCGTGCGCTCCATCCGTAACACCCGCGCCGAGCTGCGCGTAGAGCCGGCAAAGTGGATCGAGGCCATCGTAGCCGCGACCGACCTGAAACCATTCATCAAATCGCAAGCTCAGGCCATCGAGACGCTGGCGCGGGCGCGCCCGCTGACCATCGCCGACACGAGTTGCGCGCGGCCCGACAAAGCCAAAACGATCGTATTGAACGGCGCCGAGGTCATCCTGCCATTGGTAGGAATGGTCGACACGGACGCCGAGCGCAATCGCCTGCAGAAGGAGATCGACGGCTGTCAGAATGAGATTGATCGCCTGAGTGCAAGGCTTGCCGACGAGAAGTTCACCTCCAAGGCGCCCGCGCAGGTGGTGGAGCGCGAGTGTGAGAAGCTCGTTTCGCTCAAGAATAAGCTGGCCACGCTCAACGAGCGGCTTTCGGAGCTGTAA
- the coaBC gene encoding bifunctional phosphopantothenoylcysteine decarboxylase/phosphopantothenate--cysteine ligase CoaBC: protein MIKDKTVVLGITGSIAAYKAADLASKLTQDGARVITVMTASAQEFVKPLTFKRVTDQPVITGMFDRDSGAEDWHISLAEQADVVAIAPATANIIAKLAAGIADDILTCTVLATRAPVLISPAMHSNMYENPATQDNISALKARGVTFVGPAEGRLASGGWGRGRFIETDDIRGTIHQILGRLGDLAKVKILVSAGGTQEPLDPVRHISNRSSGKMGYAIAEAARDRGAEVALVSAPTALVPPVGVKLIRVQTTIQMRDACILAGADADVVIMAAAPADYRAKMTSSEKIKKGDAETWSLELAENPDILGALKGDMIRVGFAAESEHLLKNAREKRFKKNLDLIVANDITQINSGFDADSNKVVLIDRDGKVTRLPLLPKLEVADKILDRVVALLNLKRRADGRD from the coding sequence ATGATTAAGGACAAAACCGTTGTACTGGGAATCACGGGCAGCATAGCCGCGTACAAGGCAGCCGATCTGGCCAGCAAGCTCACGCAGGACGGGGCCAGGGTCATTACGGTGATGACCGCATCGGCGCAGGAGTTCGTCAAGCCGCTGACATTCAAACGCGTCACCGACCAGCCGGTCATCACGGGCATGTTCGACAGGGACAGCGGGGCCGAGGACTGGCATATCTCGCTGGCGGAACAGGCCGACGTCGTGGCCATAGCTCCGGCGACAGCGAACATCATCGCCAAGCTGGCCGCGGGTATCGCCGACGATATCCTGACCTGCACCGTTCTGGCCACAAGAGCGCCGGTGCTTATATCGCCTGCCATGCACTCTAATATGTATGAAAACCCCGCCACACAGGATAACATCAGCGCGCTGAAGGCCAGGGGTGTTACCTTTGTCGGCCCTGCCGAGGGGCGCCTGGCTTCCGGAGGGTGGGGACGGGGCCGTTTTATTGAGACCGACGATATCCGCGGCACGATACATCAGATACTGGGTAGATTAGGCGACCTGGCCAAGGTTAAGATACTCGTGAGTGCGGGCGGCACGCAGGAGCCTCTGGACCCGGTGCGCCATATCAGCAACCGCTCCTCCGGAAAGATGGGTTATGCCATCGCCGAGGCTGCACGCGACCGCGGCGCCGAAGTAGCTCTGGTGAGCGCTCCAACCGCGCTCGTCCCTCCTGTCGGCGTGAAGCTGATCAGGGTCCAGACGACCATCCAGATGAGGGACGCGTGCATACTTGCCGGCGCTGACGCCGACGTGGTTATCATGGCCGCCGCCCCCGCCGACTACCGCGCCAAGATGACATCATCCGAGAAGATAAAAAAGGGCGATGCTGAAACATGGAGTCTGGAGCTGGCGGAGAACCCGGACATACTCGGCGCGTTGAAAGGCGATATGATTCGGGTCGGATTCGCGGCGGAGAGCGAGCATTTGCTGAAGAATGCCCGGGAGAAGCGGTTCAAAAAGAACCTGGACCTAATCGTAGCCAACGACATCACCCAAATCAACAGCGGCTTCGATGCCGACAGTAATAAGGTGGTGCTGATAGACAGGGATGGCAAGGTGACCAGGTTGCCGCTGCTGCCCAAGCTGGAGGTAGCGGATAAGATATTGGACCGAGTGGTGGCCCTTCTGAATTTAAAAAGGAGAGCCGATGGCAGGGATTAG
- a CDS encoding amidohydrolase family protein gives MAEEKKAAPDLKSVPGSVDMMNYPTEAGFEEYLFDWEEFKIMARATFKTQFGGKPPTREQFKEIKKQGFMPGHTNPEDLVKTMDEAGFDYVLLCDVKMWSYYFHHQIIMDYGIEPINELVKKGKGRLIGAASYNPFRIDQSLRDIEKSVKEYGFKYVYMHPITFGLSFGDAKLYPVYAKCSELGIPIGMQVGHSAEPLPSWVGHPMEVDKVAIDFPNLKINMSHTGYPWVDEWCSMIFRHPNVYGDISAYNPRNLTPDIVSFFNSSRGREKVMFGSNSYGLKLTKGQFLDLPIKDETKKRVLGQNAKEFLGLK, from the coding sequence ATGGCAGAAGAGAAGAAAGCAGCACCGGATCTCAAATCGGTACCAGGGTCGGTAGATATGATGAACTACCCCACCGAGGCAGGTTTCGAAGAGTACCTGTTCGACTGGGAAGAGTTCAAAATTATGGCGCGCGCCACTTTTAAGACACAGTTCGGCGGCAAGCCTCCGACACGCGAGCAGTTCAAGGAGATCAAGAAACAGGGTTTCATGCCCGGGCACACCAATCCGGAAGACCTGGTTAAGACAATGGACGAGGCCGGATTCGACTATGTATTGCTGTGCGATGTGAAGATGTGGTCATACTACTTCCACCATCAGATCATCATGGACTACGGCATCGAGCCCATCAACGAGCTGGTAAAGAAGGGCAAAGGCCGCCTTATCGGCGCCGCCAGCTACAACCCGTTCCGCATCGACCAGAGCCTTCGCGATATCGAGAAGAGCGTCAAAGAGTACGGGTTCAAGTATGTTTACATGCACCCGATAACTTTCGGCCTCTCCTTCGGCGATGCGAAGCTGTATCCCGTTTACGCAAAGTGCAGCGAGCTTGGTATCCCTATCGGAATGCAGGTCGGACACTCGGCCGAGCCTCTGCCCAGCTGGGTCGGACATCCGATGGAGGTCGACAAGGTCGCTATCGACTTCCCCAACCTCAAGATCAACATGTCGCACACCGGCTACCCGTGGGTTGACGAGTGGTGCTCCATGATCTTCAGGCATCCCAATGTCTACGGCGATATCTCGGCCTACAACCCGCGCAACCTGACCCCGGATATCGTGTCATTCTTCAACAGCAGCCGCGGCCGCGAGAAGGTCATGTTCGGCTCCAACAGCTACGGCTTGAAGCTGACCAAGGGCCAGTTCCTGGATCTGCCTATCAAGGACGAGACCAAGAAGCGCGTACTCGGCCAGAACGCGAAAGAGTTCTTAGGCCTGAAATAA
- a CDS encoding type III pantothenate kinase: MLLAIDIGNTNITLGVFDDERLVSTWSVATDVKKTADEYAVLLSSLLTGEGLAFEDIDEIGMACVVPSLLGTMEDLCSRYIETTPLIVGPGVKTGVRVCTDNPREVGADRIVNTAAAHRIYCGTLIVIDFGTATTFDVISKNGDYLGGAIAPGVGITAEALSTRTSKLPHVELVAPEKTIGKNSIEAMQSGIMFGYVGLIESLVTRIRKELGEKAKVIATGGLSSVFASETKIIDTVNKDLTLIGLRLIYEMNR, encoded by the coding sequence ATGTTACTCGCAATTGATATCGGTAACACCAACATAACACTGGGCGTTTTTGATGACGAACGGCTGGTCTCGACATGGAGCGTCGCTACCGATGTAAAGAAGACGGCTGACGAATACGCTGTCCTGTTATCGAGCCTTCTGACGGGCGAAGGGCTGGCCTTCGAGGATATAGATGAGATCGGTATGGCCTGTGTGGTGCCTTCGCTGCTGGGGACCATGGAGGACTTGTGTTCCAGGTACATTGAAACAACTCCGCTCATAGTCGGCCCCGGCGTGAAGACCGGGGTACGTGTCTGCACGGACAATCCGAGAGAGGTGGGCGCCGACCGCATTGTGAATACCGCGGCGGCCCATCGCATATATTGCGGCACACTGATCGTGATCGACTTCGGCACGGCAACTACGTTCGATGTCATATCCAAGAACGGCGACTACCTTGGAGGCGCTATCGCCCCCGGAGTCGGGATAACGGCGGAGGCTCTTTCAACAAGAACCTCGAAACTGCCGCACGTCGAGCTCGTTGCGCCCGAGAAGACCATCGGGAAGAACAGCATCGAGGCCATGCAGTCGGGCATCATGTTCGGCTATGTCGGCCTCATTGAGAGTCTCGTTACTCGTATACGCAAGGAACTGGGAGAAAAAGCGAAGGTGATCGCTACGGGAGGGCTGTCATCCGTGTTCGCGTCGGAGACAAAGATAATCGACACGGTGAATAAAGACCTGACGCTCATCGGGCTGAGGTTGATTTACGAGATGAACCGGTAG
- a CDS encoding formate--tetrahydrofolate ligase: MAYDVTKLKDWQIAEAAEANMPTVEDWREKLSLKRDELIPYGRLSRLDFAKIYKRLKKKPNGKYIEVTAITPTPLGEGKTTTTMGLLEGLGKRGKSAGGCIRQPSGGPTMNIKGTAAGGGNALLIPMTEFSMGLTGEINDIMNAHNLAMVALNARMQHERNYDDEQLQKLSHMRRLDIDPDRVQMGWVIDFCAQGLRNIMTGLGGSKDGFTMRSKFEITPSSELMAILSVAKDLKDVRERIDNITIAFSKSGEPVTIRDLEVGGAMTAWLRNAINPTLCCTVEYQPCMVHTGPFANIAIGQSSIVADLLGLKMFDYHVTESGFATDMGFEKFWNVKCRLSGLRPHVSVLTTTVRALKMHGGGPAVVAGKPLPDDYHSENLALLEKGLPNLLHHINIVKKSGVNVVVCINCFSSDTKAEIAMVKKAAEGAGVRCTVANHWEKGGDGALDLADAVIEACEKKVDFKFLYPQDMKLRKKVDKIAKEIYGADGVSWTPEAEAKAKSLEADRRYDDYSTVMVKTQFSLSHEPTWKGVPAGWTLPIRDVLIYTGAKFICPVSGDISLMPGTGSNPSFRRIDVDTDTGRVIGLA, translated from the coding sequence ATGGCGTACGACGTAACCAAATTGAAAGATTGGCAGATAGCCGAGGCGGCAGAGGCCAACATGCCCACCGTCGAAGACTGGCGCGAGAAGCTCAGCCTTAAGAGGGATGAACTGATTCCTTACGGCAGGCTCAGCCGCCTCGATTTCGCAAAGATTTACAAACGTTTGAAGAAGAAGCCCAACGGCAAATATATCGAGGTCACCGCTATAACCCCCACCCCGCTGGGCGAGGGCAAGACCACCACCACCATGGGGCTCCTCGAGGGGCTGGGTAAGCGCGGCAAGAGCGCGGGGGGGTGCATCCGCCAGCCGTCGGGCGGGCCAACGATGAACATCAAGGGCACGGCCGCCGGCGGCGGCAACGCCCTCCTCATCCCCATGACCGAATTCTCCATGGGGCTCACCGGCGAGATCAACGACATCATGAACGCCCATAATCTGGCCATGGTGGCCCTGAACGCGCGAATGCAGCACGAGCGCAACTACGATGACGAGCAACTGCAGAAGCTGAGCCACATGCGCCGACTGGACATAGACCCGGATAGGGTGCAGATGGGCTGGGTCATAGACTTCTGCGCCCAGGGGCTGCGCAACATCATGACAGGGCTGGGCGGCAGCAAGGACGGCTTCACCATGCGCTCGAAGTTCGAGATTACACCGAGCTCGGAATTGATGGCGATACTTTCAGTCGCTAAAGACCTCAAGGATGTGCGAGAGCGCATCGATAATATAACCATCGCCTTCAGCAAATCTGGCGAGCCGGTCACCATACGCGATCTCGAAGTAGGTGGTGCCATGACCGCATGGCTGCGCAACGCGATAAATCCCACGCTGTGCTGCACGGTCGAATACCAGCCCTGTATGGTGCACACCGGCCCCTTCGCCAATATCGCTATCGGCCAGTCGTCCATCGTGGCGGACCTTCTCGGGCTCAAGATGTTCGATTACCACGTCACGGAGAGCGGCTTTGCTACTGATATGGGCTTCGAGAAATTCTGGAACGTTAAGTGCCGATTAAGCGGACTGAGACCGCATGTGTCGGTGCTGACTACGACCGTCCGCGCGCTCAAGATGCACGGCGGCGGCCCCGCCGTCGTCGCGGGGAAGCCCCTGCCCGACGATTATCACAGTGAAAACCTGGCGCTCCTGGAGAAGGGTCTGCCGAACCTGCTGCACCATATAAATATCGTGAAGAAGTCCGGCGTAAACGTTGTCGTCTGCATCAACTGCTTCAGCAGCGATACAAAGGCCGAGATCGCCATGGTCAAGAAGGCCGCTGAGGGCGCCGGCGTTCGTTGCACAGTTGCGAATCACTGGGAAAAGGGTGGTGATGGAGCCCTCGATCTGGCCGACGCGGTTATCGAGGCATGCGAAAAGAAAGTTGATTTCAAATTCCTCTATCCTCAGGATATGAAGCTGCGGAAGAAGGTCGACAAGATAGCGAAAGAGATATACGGCGCCGACGGCGTATCCTGGACGCCGGAGGCCGAGGCCAAGGCGAAGTCGCTCGAGGCCGATCGCAGGTATGACGACTACTCGACCGTAATGGTGAAGACGCAGTTCAGCCTGAGCCATGAGCCAACCTGGAAGGGAGTTCCCGCGGGCTGGACGCTGCCGATAAGAGACGTACTCATTTACACGGGCGCAAAGTTCATATGTCCAGTTTCCGGCGATATAAGCCTCATGCCGGGGACGGGCTCCAACCCGTCCTTCAGGCGCATCGACGTTGATACCGATACAGGCAGGGTAATAGGGCTGGCTTAA
- a CDS encoding NAD(P)H-hydrate dehydratase, with amino-acid sequence MKVVTTAEMIELERRSDAAGVPPSELMEHAGLAIARHIHRLVGNVAGCDIVILAGPGNNGGDGLVTARHLRDWGARVCVYLPVARKDDVNLRLVKERVIRVIVAEDDKRYADLHQALSSADVVVDAVFGTGKLRPISGAVKDVLKRVRDAKKSRPAMRIVAVDLPSGLDSDSGEADPATLTVDLTITLGYPKIGLFYSSGSELIGEMVVADIGIPSKLGKNIATELITVDWIRSTLPKRPGNAHKGTFGKVLVCAGSQQYVGAAYLACEAAMRAGAGLVTLAAARSIQPILAAKLTEATYEPLPEAEPGYISSKASKIVHERLADYDVLLIGCGLSQHPAVIDFVRSVLLKMPASLKMKIVVDADALNALAQTTDWWKKLKRDAILTPHPGEMARLSGLSMKAVTQDRLGTARECAAKWNKTVILKGANSIIAMPGGSAKINAAANPGLASAGTGDVLAGTVAGLLAQGLSLGDAAACGVYLHTAAAELVRDEMGDTGMIASDLLPALPKVIKNLKS; translated from the coding sequence GTGAAGGTAGTAACCACCGCTGAGATGATCGAACTGGAACGCCGCTCCGATGCAGCGGGCGTGCCGCCAAGCGAACTCATGGAACACGCCGGACTGGCCATCGCGCGGCATATACACAGACTTGTCGGAAACGTAGCGGGATGCGACATAGTGATCCTCGCCGGTCCCGGCAACAACGGCGGTGACGGGCTGGTGACGGCGCGCCATCTGCGCGACTGGGGGGCCAGGGTCTGCGTCTACCTCCCTGTGGCGCGTAAAGACGACGTGAACTTGCGGCTGGTTAAAGAGCGCGTGATACGCGTCATCGTAGCTGAAGACGACAAAAGATATGCCGACCTGCATCAGGCGCTGTCGTCAGCCGACGTGGTTGTCGACGCCGTATTCGGCACCGGCAAACTGAGGCCGATAAGCGGAGCCGTAAAAGACGTACTGAAACGGGTGCGCGACGCAAAAAAGTCTCGTCCCGCGATGCGTATCGTGGCCGTCGACCTCCCTTCCGGTCTCGATTCCGACAGCGGAGAGGCGGACCCCGCGACTTTGACCGTCGATCTGACGATAACGCTGGGATATCCCAAGATAGGATTATTTTATTCGTCCGGCAGCGAGCTTATCGGCGAAATGGTCGTCGCCGACATAGGGATACCGTCGAAGCTGGGTAAAAATATTGCGACCGAGTTAATAACAGTCGACTGGATCAGGTCGACACTTCCCAAACGACCTGGGAACGCGCACAAGGGTACCTTCGGCAAGGTGCTGGTCTGCGCCGGATCGCAGCAATATGTCGGCGCGGCCTATCTCGCGTGCGAGGCCGCCATGCGCGCGGGCGCCGGGCTGGTGACGCTGGCCGCGGCGCGCAGCATCCAGCCGATCCTCGCTGCCAAACTGACGGAAGCTACCTATGAGCCGCTGCCCGAGGCGGAGCCGGGATATATCAGCAGCAAGGCATCGAAGATAGTGCACGAGCGTCTCGCCGACTACGACGTACTGCTAATCGGGTGCGGCCTTAGTCAGCACCCCGCGGTCATCGATTTCGTCCGCAGCGTATTGCTCAAGATGCCGGCGTCGCTGAAGATGAAAATCGTGGTCGATGCCGATGCCCTCAACGCGCTGGCGCAGACCACGGACTGGTGGAAAAAACTTAAGCGTGATGCTATACTTACTCCCCATCCGGGAGAGATGGCCAGGCTCAGCGGCCTGTCGATGAAGGCCGTAACGCAGGACAGGCTGGGTACGGCGCGGGAGTGCGCCGCCAAATGGAATAAAACGGTTATTTTAAAAGGGGCCAACTCGATAATCGCAATGCCCGGCGGCAGCGCAAAGATAAACGCCGCGGCTAACCCCGGGCTGGCATCGGCGGGCACGGGCGACGTGCTGGCCGGAACCGTCGCCGGATTGTTGGCACAAGGACTGTCACTCGGCGACGCGGCCGCCTGCGGCGTCTATTTACACACAGCCGCCGCCGAACTGGTGAGAGACGAGATGGGCGATACGGGCATGATCGCCAGCGACCTGCTGCCGGCGCTGCCGAAGGTCATTAAAAATCTAAAGTCGTAG